Proteins encoded together in one Triticum dicoccoides isolate Atlit2015 ecotype Zavitan chromosome 7B, WEW_v2.0, whole genome shotgun sequence window:
- the LOC119338428 gene encoding uncharacterized protein LOC119338428: MDEPMSKLTNDLIAEILSRVPYKSLCICKCVCPAWRGIIADPANRKKMAQTLAGFFYRITADSAEPPGHAVNYADLSAFPWASVAEAYPRLPLPPDSTDSFVSLEDSCDGLFLTSIRTGTPAGTSRYMVSNPATCEYVVLPHSGYAGDCCRAYLGFDGEVSTQEFHLFEFVLEQSQSLAVRGVNIYSSKSGVWASMKSQWDSEVSLCWGQPGVFHKGCLHLLIRQRGLAIVDAQGLRWRIIPLPISVDPSFAGFIGKSARQLFYIDSDDTEGHESSTFSTISVYVLGAEIYKWDGTHLDDKCMHWKLLRKLSNVAPNVLFQLGFDLEVIGVHPHANIIFFIAHWNNELIAYDLDHHESTVVYHVEPNYQKFRPFFSYVPLFSRLPLDGGMRLATPN; this comes from the coding sequence ATGGATGAGCCGATGTCCAAGCTCACCAATGACCTAATCGCGGAGATCCTCTCTCGCGTGCCCTACAAATCTCTCTGCATATGCAAGTGCGTCTGCCCGGCCTGGCGCGGCATCATCGCCGACCCCGCCAACCGGAAGAAGATGGCGCAGACCCTGGCCGGATTCTTCTACCGCATCACGGCCGACTCCGCCGAGCCCCCCGGCCACGCCGTCAACTACGCCGACCTGTCCGCCTTCCCTTGGGCGAGCGTCGCCGAGGCCTACCCGCGCCTGCCGCTGCCGCCCGACAGCACAGACTCCTTCGTCTCCCTCGAGGATTCATGCGATGGGTTgtttctcacaagcatccgcacggGCACCCCTGCTGGGACATCTCGCTACATGGTCTCCAATCCAGCTACATGTGAGTATGTTGTGCTGCCTCACTCTGGCTACGCCGGCGACTGCTGTCGCGCTTACCTGGGTTTCGACGGTGAAGTGTCCACTCAAGAGTTTCATCTGTTTGAATTTGTGCTGGAACAATCCCAATCCCTGGCTGTGAGAGGAGTGAACATTTACTCTTCAAAATCTGGTGTGTGGGCATCGATGAAAAGCCAATGGGACAGCGAAGTTAGCCTGTGCTGGGGTCAACCCGGAGTTTTCCACAAGGGGTGTCTGCACTTGCTCATACGTCAGCGTGGGTTGGCAATAGTTGATGCACAAGGGTTAAGATGGAGAATCATTCCACTGCCAATATCAGTTGATCCGAGTTTCGCGGGTTTCATCGGAAAGTCTGCAAGGCAGCTATTTTATATCGATTCCGACGATACTGAAGGACATGAATCAAGCACATTTTCGACTATATCAGTTTACGTTCTTGGTGCTGAGATCTATAAGTGGGATGGGACTCACCTGGATGACAAATGCATGCATTGGAAATTGTTGCGTAAGCTTTCAAATGTAGCTCCAAATGTGTTGTTTCAGCTCGGCTTCGACCTTGAAGTCATTGGAGTACATCCACATGCCAACATAATCTTCTTTATAGCTCATTGGAACAATGAACTGATTGCATacgatctggatcatcatgagagcACAGTTGTATATCACGTTGAGCCTAACTACCAGAAGTTTAGGCCTTTTTTCTCTTATGTGCCCTTGTTTTCCCGCCTACCACTGGATGGAGGAATGCGGTTGGCAACTCCAAATTGA